The Peribacillus sp. FSL P2-0133 genome has a segment encoding these proteins:
- a CDS encoding ring-cleaving dioxygenase, with product MELKGLHHVSAITAKAGNNFEFYTKVLGMRLIKKTVNQDDVRVYHLFYGDQIGSPGTELTFFEIPNAARTHEGNNSISEISLRVRDDEALGYWKKRFVEFNVEHDEISSRFERKVLSFKDPEGQRLLLVSDQDNNGVQGGLPWDGSPVPQEFSILGLGPVKLTVPNIVLTERVLTEVLGFRKSGTYPSSIRGQNPIVVYETGEGGTGAELHIEERNDIPRERLGRGGVHHIAFRVDNEGELRKWIEKISESKFVNSGYVDRFYFHSLYFREPNGILFELATDGPGFAVDEAEQHLGENLALPPFLESKRKDIEANLKPLNTKPTN from the coding sequence ATGGAATTAAAAGGATTGCATCATGTTTCGGCGATTACAGCTAAAGCGGGAAATAACTTTGAATTTTACACAAAAGTCTTAGGGATGCGATTAATTAAAAAAACGGTGAATCAAGATGATGTACGTGTGTATCACTTATTTTATGGAGATCAAATTGGTTCACCGGGTACGGAATTGACGTTTTTTGAGATTCCCAATGCTGCCCGCACTCATGAGGGGAACAATAGTATTTCAGAAATTTCCTTAAGGGTGAGAGATGATGAAGCACTAGGATATTGGAAAAAACGGTTTGTTGAATTCAATGTTGAGCATGATGAAATATCAAGCCGTTTTGAAAGGAAGGTGCTTTCTTTTAAAGATCCTGAAGGGCAGAGGCTACTTTTGGTTTCCGATCAGGATAATAACGGGGTTCAAGGAGGATTACCGTGGGATGGAAGCCCGGTACCGCAAGAGTTTTCCATTCTTGGATTAGGACCAGTAAAACTTACTGTACCTAATATTGTACTAACAGAACGAGTTCTTACCGAGGTATTGGGGTTCAGGAAATCAGGCACATACCCATCCTCAATCAGGGGGCAAAATCCGATAGTCGTTTACGAGACAGGTGAGGGAGGAACAGGAGCGGAACTCCATATTGAAGAAAGGAATGACATACCTCGGGAAAGGTTGGGGAGGGGTGGAGTACACCATATTGCCTTCCGGGTGGATAATGAAGGGGAACTGAGAAAATGGATAGAGAAAATTAGTGAATCGAAATTCGTGAACTCGGGGTATGTGGACCGCTTTTATTTTCATTCACTCTATTTTAGGGAGCCGAATGGCATATTATTTGAATTAGCTACTGATGGACCAGGTTTTGCAGTGGATGAAGCAGAGCAGCACTTAGGTGAGAACCTTGCCCTGCCTCCATTTTTAGAATCGAAAAGAAAGGATATTGAAGCGAATTTAAAACCACTGAATACAAAACCAACAAATTAA
- a CDS encoding nitroreductase family protein, whose protein sequence is MVKDFFSAIEDRRSYYSLSKERVVPNKRIKEVIDHAVQYSPSAFNSQSARVIVLTGQSHDHLWDITKKTLRKAVGDKDFEKTEEKMKSFINGYGTVLFFEDQAIIDRLQEQFKTYAENFPIWSNQSSAILQFVVWTSLEIEGFGASLQHYNPLIDDEVRKTWDISRDWKLIAQMPFGKPTAEPGDKDFSPLEERVKYYQ, encoded by the coding sequence ATGGTTAAAGATTTTTTTAGCGCAATTGAAGATAGACGCTCTTATTATTCCCTTAGCAAGGAACGTGTTGTTCCTAATAAAAGGATTAAAGAAGTTATCGATCATGCCGTTCAATATTCCCCTTCCGCTTTCAACTCCCAAAGTGCAAGAGTGATTGTTTTAACTGGTCAAAGCCACGACCACTTATGGGATATCACGAAAAAAACATTAAGAAAAGCAGTCGGTGACAAAGATTTTGAAAAAACTGAAGAAAAAATGAAGTCATTTATAAATGGTTATGGTACGGTTTTATTCTTTGAAGATCAGGCCATTATAGATAGGCTTCAAGAACAATTCAAAACGTATGCCGAAAACTTTCCGATTTGGTCGAACCAATCGTCTGCAATTTTACAATTTGTCGTATGGACTTCCTTGGAAATTGAAGGGTTTGGGGCAAGTCTTCAGCATTATAATCCTTTAATCGATGACGAAGTGAGAAAGACATGGGATATATCACGGGATTGGAAACTCATCGCACAAATGCCCTTTGGAAAACCCACTGCAGAGCCTGGCGATAAAGACTTCTCACCACTTGAAGAACGTGTGAAATATTATCAATGA
- a CDS encoding alpha/beta fold hydrolase, translating to MSKRKVPKNQPKSISKWKHFSDIPNQPMPEMGLTPKISVWKKNKSTLWYYPAVKKRYNVPVFLIYSLINTPLILDLAPGNSLIEAFVNEGFEVYLLDFGSPGYEDGDISIDDYIVDYIQKGVQRALRHSGASEITVMGFCLGGTIAAMYAAIADEPVKNLILSVTPIDFSASQSFDQWQAAIKDGTADFDETIDIFKTIPASEVKYGIRLITSPIYISPYLSLLNQADDEEYVQHWRRFNAWTNGHVPLAGATAKQISEDLVINNRLVKGSLRIRGKKAMLSNIDASVLVSANENDRLVPQEMINPVMKHLTCKDKTYILLPSGHASKEYVSGLPLYLKEWLPKRSSPINN from the coding sequence ATGTCTAAACGGAAGGTGCCAAAAAATCAACCTAAATCGATATCTAAATGGAAACATTTTTCGGATATTCCCAATCAGCCTATGCCGGAAATGGGATTAACACCAAAAATTTCGGTGTGGAAAAAAAATAAATCTACACTTTGGTATTATCCGGCGGTAAAAAAAAGATATAACGTGCCGGTTTTTCTAATTTATTCACTCATAAATACCCCGTTAATTCTCGATTTAGCTCCAGGAAATAGTTTAATAGAAGCTTTTGTAAATGAAGGGTTTGAAGTGTATTTGCTTGATTTTGGAAGTCCAGGCTATGAAGATGGTGACATCTCGATTGATGATTATATCGTCGATTACATTCAAAAAGGAGTCCAGCGCGCATTACGACACTCCGGAGCGTCAGAGATAACTGTAATGGGTTTTTGTCTTGGCGGTACAATAGCTGCTATGTATGCGGCTATTGCAGACGAGCCTGTTAAGAATTTAATTCTCTCCGTTACACCTATAGATTTTAGTGCCTCCCAATCTTTTGATCAATGGCAAGCTGCAATAAAAGATGGTACCGCAGATTTTGACGAGACGATTGACATTTTTAAAACGATCCCAGCTAGTGAGGTTAAATATGGAATCCGCTTGATCACATCACCTATCTATATATCACCCTATCTGTCTTTATTAAATCAAGCTGATGATGAAGAATATGTTCAACATTGGCGTCGATTCAATGCGTGGACAAATGGACACGTGCCTTTAGCTGGAGCGACTGCAAAACAGATAAGTGAAGATCTTGTGATAAACAATCGTTTGGTTAAGGGGAGTTTAAGAATCAGAGGAAAAAAAGCTATGCTATCCAATATTGACGCTAGTGTATTAGTATCAGCAAATGAAAATGACCGTCTGGTACCGCAGGAAATGATTAATCCGGTTATGAAGCATTTGACTTGTAAGGATAAGACATACATTCTCCTACCAAGTGGACATGCTTCCAAGGAGTATGTGAGTGGACTCCCACTTTACCTTAAGGAATGGCTTCCGAAGCGATCTTCTCCAATAAATAATTAA
- a CDS encoding SDR family oxidoreductase, with protein MTTLSNLFDLTNKTAIITGGGRGLGKQIALALAEAGANIVIASRNLSVCKEVCDHLQSLGIKAIAFECDITNKSDIEHVVKETVSQFGAIDILVNNSGTSWSGPLLDVPEDKWEKVLKVNVTGTFLFSQAVAKVMLQQKSGKIINIASVSGLGGSIPEVLDTIAYNTSKGAVITMTKDLGVKLARHGIQVNAIAPGFFPTKITKKILEESNFDIVGQTPAGRYGNEEDLKGAAVFLASKASDYLVGHVLIVDGGIAALA; from the coding sequence TTGACAACATTAAGTAATCTGTTCGATTTAACGAATAAAACGGCTATTATTACCGGAGGCGGCAGAGGGCTAGGCAAACAGATAGCTTTGGCGCTGGCAGAGGCAGGAGCTAATATTGTTATTGCCTCACGCAATCTTTCTGTATGTAAAGAGGTTTGTGATCACCTACAATCATTAGGAATTAAAGCGATCGCCTTTGAATGTGATATTACCAATAAGAGTGACATCGAACATGTTGTAAAAGAAACTGTTTCTCAATTCGGTGCCATTGATATTCTTGTCAATAATAGCGGTACATCTTGGTCAGGCCCGCTATTGGATGTTCCTGAGGATAAATGGGAGAAAGTGTTGAAGGTAAATGTTACGGGTACGTTCTTGTTTTCACAGGCTGTAGCAAAGGTCATGTTACAGCAAAAGTCCGGCAAAATCATTAATATTGCATCTGTGTCGGGTCTTGGCGGTTCGATACCTGAAGTATTGGATACCATTGCTTATAACACAAGTAAGGGCGCTGTGATAACAATGACTAAGGATCTAGGGGTTAAGCTTGCTAGACACGGGATTCAAGTCAATGCGATAGCACCAGGCTTTTTCCCGACTAAAATCACAAAAAAAATCCTTGAAGAATCCAACTTTGACATCGTAGGTCAAACTCCGGCTGGCCGGTATGGTAATGAAGAGGATTTAAAAGGAGCCGCCGTTTTTTTAGCCTCGAAAGCGTCCGATTATTTGGTTGGACATGTTTTAATCGTTGACGGAGGTATAGCAGCATTAGCATAA
- a CDS encoding OsmC family protein codes for MTIHHFHLTAEWPGGRNDIGTIHSGNLQTQISIPTGMEGPGVGTNPDEMLLGAASTCYIITFAALLERAHIEKASLSMQSEALVDVTNGVFTYKKIIHCPALVLVPGTSEKVIKKARKLAEKAETSCMISRAIKGNVAVELNATISIAQQS; via the coding sequence ATGACGATACATCACTTTCATTTAACCGCCGAATGGCCCGGCGGCAGAAATGATATCGGCACGATTCATTCAGGGAATCTTCAAACACAAATAAGTATTCCTACTGGAATGGAAGGACCAGGGGTCGGGACTAATCCCGATGAAATGCTTCTTGGGGCGGCATCGACCTGCTATATCATTACCTTTGCTGCCCTGTTAGAGCGAGCCCATATAGAAAAGGCGAGCTTGTCCATGCAATCGGAAGCGTTAGTGGATGTTACGAATGGTGTATTCACCTATAAGAAAATCATTCATTGCCCTGCACTTGTATTAGTACCGGGCACTTCTGAAAAAGTGATTAAAAAAGCGAGGAAGCTTGCTGAAAAAGCTGAAACTTCATGTATGATTTCTAGAGCGATAAAAGGTAATGTAGCGGTGGAATTGAATGCGACAATTTCCATAGCACAGCAATCTTGA
- a CDS encoding YkuS family protein codes for MSKIGVEESLTNIQEALREKGFDVVEIKQEADAKNVDCCVVTGLESNMMGISDTSLKASIIEANGLTADEVCREVENKVNLIQ; via the coding sequence ATGTCAAAAATCGGTGTTGAAGAATCATTAACGAATATTCAGGAAGCACTTCGCGAAAAAGGTTTTGATGTTGTGGAGATTAAACAAGAAGCTGACGCAAAAAACGTGGATTGTTGTGTGGTAACAGGTTTGGAAAGTAATATGATGGGTATAAGCGATACTTCATTGAAAGCGTCCATCATTGAGGCAAATGGTTTAACGGCTGATGAAGTGTGCCGCGAGGTTGAAAATAAAGTGAACTTGATTCAATAG
- a CDS encoding YuzL family protein, which produces MNGKNKKDASQTRLGSSQIEGQGTTTKETGAFTQPSSLKKQKRS; this is translated from the coding sequence ATGAATGGGAAAAACAAGAAGGATGCTTCACAAACTCGTTTAGGTTCTTCTCAGATAGAGGGGCAAGGTACCACTACGAAAGAAACAGGGGCCTTCACTCAACCTTCTTCACTTAAAAAGCAAAAACGTTCCTGA
- a CDS encoding magnesium transporter CorA family protein codes for MIEIYKTDENRHLNNIEDMTKGSWVNIVAPTEAEIDYICTTLQLPINFMKDPLDDEERPRIEKEDDNVLIIVDFPYLTRDEADLPIFETIPIGMIFTKDCFITVSLKETPILANFKNNKIKGFFTNKKTRFALQILFEISSYYLRYLKQINKMTNEAERELHQSMKNKELYTFLALEKSLVYFTTSLKSNRVVLDKILRFNYLKMYEEDKELLEDVIIENAQAIEMAEVYLSILSGMMDAFASIISNNVNNAMKFLTSVTIILTLPTMVASFYGMNVELPFEHNRFAFIFTLLIAITLAGTTAFIFWKKKYF; via the coding sequence ATGATTGAAATCTACAAGACGGATGAAAACCGTCACCTAAACAATATCGAGGACATGACAAAAGGTTCCTGGGTGAACATTGTTGCGCCCACAGAAGCTGAAATAGATTATATATGCACGACTTTGCAATTACCGATCAATTTCATGAAAGATCCACTTGATGATGAAGAAAGGCCACGAATCGAAAAAGAGGATGATAATGTTTTAATTATTGTCGACTTCCCATATTTGACCAGGGACGAAGCAGACTTACCGATCTTTGAAACGATCCCTATCGGTATGATCTTCACCAAAGACTGTTTCATTACAGTGTCTTTGAAAGAAACACCGATATTGGCGAATTTCAAAAACAATAAAATCAAAGGATTTTTCACTAATAAGAAAACAAGGTTTGCTTTACAAATATTATTTGAGATTTCATCCTATTATTTACGATACCTGAAACAGATTAACAAGATGACTAATGAAGCGGAACGTGAATTGCATCAGTCCATGAAAAATAAAGAATTATACACTTTCCTTGCTTTGGAAAAAAGCCTGGTTTATTTTACGACATCATTGAAATCCAATCGCGTAGTACTTGATAAGATCCTCCGTTTTAATTATTTGAAAATGTATGAAGAAGATAAAGAATTGCTTGAGGATGTAATCATCGAAAATGCTCAGGCAATCGAAATGGCAGAAGTGTATCTATCCATTCTTAGCGGTATGATGGATGCATTCGCTTCGATCATTTCCAATAATGTCAATAATGCCATGAAGTTTCTAACCTCAGTGACCATTATTTTAACACTTCCGACGATGGTGGCAAGTTTTTACGGAATGAATGTCGAACTGCCATTTGAACATAATCGGTTTGCTTTCATTTTTACATTATTAATTGCCATCACATTGGCTGGAACGACGGCATTCATTTTTTGGAAGAAAAAATATTTTTAA
- a CDS encoding nitric oxide synthase oxygenase, translating to MNDLLQEAVSFIRTSYPELLKTEEDINGRIEQINKEINETGKYEHTYEELVYGAKLAWRNSNRCIGRFFWESLRVIDKRMIQSEEGIVSALFEHIEYATNNGSIRPVITIFKQKDHDRKVDIWNHQLIRYAGYETEHGVIGDSSSIEFTKQCMALGWEGKIGPFDILPLVVQLDGKTPSFHDIPERLVKEVQITHPKLKWFKDLQIKWYAVPIISGMRLEIGGITYSAAPFNGWYMGTEVGARNLADEERYNMLPEIGERMGLDIKRDSNLWKDRALIELNEAVLHSYKKHGVSIVDHHTAAKQFKKFEEKETSCNRKVTGDWTWLIPPVSPATTHVFHQPYNNEIMKPNFFYQIPPYK from the coding sequence ATGAATGATTTACTGCAAGAGGCCGTATCCTTTATCAGGACAAGTTATCCGGAATTATTGAAAACGGAAGAGGACATAAATGGCAGGATCGAACAAATTAACAAGGAAATAAATGAAACAGGCAAATATGAACATACATATGAAGAATTGGTATATGGTGCTAAATTAGCTTGGCGTAATAGCAATCGTTGCATTGGGCGCTTTTTTTGGGAATCGCTGAGGGTAATTGATAAAAGGATGATTCAAAGCGAAGAGGGAATAGTATCGGCTCTCTTTGAGCATATCGAATATGCTACGAATAATGGGAGCATCAGACCTGTGATTACAATTTTCAAACAGAAAGATCATGATCGAAAAGTGGATATTTGGAATCATCAGCTTATTCGATATGCAGGATATGAGACGGAACATGGCGTAATCGGCGATTCAAGTTCAATCGAATTCACCAAGCAATGTATGGCATTAGGATGGGAAGGGAAAATCGGACCTTTCGATATTTTACCCCTTGTAGTCCAATTGGACGGAAAAACCCCTAGTTTTCATGATATACCTGAAAGACTCGTTAAAGAAGTTCAAATCACCCACCCTAAGCTAAAATGGTTCAAAGATCTTCAAATCAAATGGTATGCGGTACCCATCATTTCCGGTATGAGGTTGGAAATTGGCGGTATTACTTATTCAGCTGCACCATTTAATGGGTGGTACATGGGAACGGAAGTCGGTGCGAGGAACCTTGCGGATGAAGAACGCTACAATATGCTGCCGGAAATCGGGGAGAGGATGGGCTTGGATATTAAGCGCGATTCGAATTTATGGAAAGATAGAGCCCTGATCGAACTGAATGAAGCAGTCCTTCATTCGTATAAAAAACACGGAGTCAGCATTGTAGATCATCATACAGCAGCTAAACAATTCAAGAAATTCGAAGAAAAAGAAACCTCTTGTAATCGGAAAGTAACGGGGGACTGGACCTGGTTAATTCCACCGGTGTCTCCAGCGACGACACACGTTTTTCATCAGCCATATAACAATGAAATAATGAAACCTAATTTCTTTTATCAAATTCCTCCATATAAATAA
- a CDS encoding winged helix-turn-helix transcriptional regulator yields the protein MNNTTLCPRFEKGMQILSKRWTGLIVNQLLKGPQRFCNIESAFPISGRILSERLKDLEIEGIVKRDVYPETPVRIEYSLTEKGKALAPVMNEIQNWAQEWLEPIQNQ from the coding sequence ATGAATAATACGACACTTTGTCCACGATTTGAAAAAGGAATGCAAATCTTGAGTAAACGCTGGACTGGATTGATTGTCAATCAATTACTTAAAGGCCCTCAACGGTTTTGTAATATTGAATCTGCATTCCCGATAAGCGGCAGGATTCTTTCTGAACGTTTAAAGGACTTGGAAATTGAAGGTATTGTTAAAAGGGACGTATATCCAGAGACACCGGTCAGGATTGAATATTCTTTAACTGAAAAAGGCAAGGCCCTTGCACCGGTAATGAACGAAATTCAAAATTGGGCACAAGAATGGCTTGAACCAATACAGAATCAATGA
- a CDS encoding NAD(P)/FAD-dependent oxidoreductase codes for MKQADCIIIGGGIAGIQAAIQLGRYKHDIIVIDSAQGRSSIAKAYHNILGWPDGVSGKQLRTLGRQHAEKFGVEFLDDTVKSLEKKQDMFFIQTKNDREYQAKMIFLGTGITDNIPPIKNIYPTLGTSTYICPDCDGYEIMDKQTVVMGGGNAGAGMALTLLYWSKDIIYVNHLKTKIDDEYREKLKENQIPVIEEEVCEVHVDAKQQLTAIQLRSGKIIEAEKAFTAFKGNKLNNELALQLGVQVNENNHVVIHPRTKETNIKGVWAGGDLVAHSEQVTISMGDGTQAAIWIHKRLLGQPLPYD; via the coding sequence ATGAAACAAGCAGATTGCATTATTATTGGTGGAGGTATAGCCGGTATTCAGGCAGCCATCCAACTCGGAAGATATAAACATGATATTATCGTCATTGATTCTGCTCAAGGCCGATCTTCGATTGCCAAGGCTTACCATAACATTCTTGGATGGCCTGATGGGGTAAGCGGCAAACAATTAAGGACGCTTGGCAGACAGCACGCTGAAAAATTCGGTGTCGAATTCTTGGATGATACAGTGAAATCTCTTGAAAAAAAGCAGGACATGTTTTTTATCCAAACAAAGAATGACAGGGAATATCAAGCCAAAATGATTTTTCTTGGTACTGGCATTACCGATAACATTCCTCCAATCAAAAACATCTATCCAACTCTTGGGACTTCCACATATATATGCCCTGATTGTGATGGGTATGAGATCATGGATAAGCAAACCGTTGTCATGGGAGGCGGAAATGCGGGCGCGGGCATGGCGCTTACTCTATTATATTGGTCAAAAGATATCATTTACGTAAATCATTTGAAAACAAAAATTGATGATGAGTATAGGGAAAAGTTAAAGGAAAATCAGATTCCCGTAATTGAAGAGGAAGTTTGTGAGGTTCATGTTGATGCCAAACAGCAGTTGACAGCCATACAATTACGATCAGGTAAAATAATCGAAGCTGAAAAGGCATTCACGGCATTTAAAGGTAACAAACTTAATAATGAGCTAGCCTTACAATTAGGTGTGCAAGTAAATGAAAACAATCATGTGGTGATTCATCCACGGACTAAAGAAACGAATATTAAAGGAGTCTGGGCAGGCGGCGACCTCGTTGCCCATTCCGAACAAGTCACCATTTCGATGGGGGATGGTACCCAAGCAGCGATATGGATTCATAAGAGGCTGTTAGGCCAGCCACTTCCTTATGATTGA
- a CDS encoding lmo0937 family membrane protein, giving the protein MIWTIIGLIILLWVLGLVFKVAAGFIHILLIIAVILILVKVFKGRNRT; this is encoded by the coding sequence ATGATTTGGACAATTATTGGTTTAATAATATTATTATGGGTTCTTGGTTTAGTCTTTAAAGTGGCTGCAGGATTTATACATATCTTGCTTATCATCGCGGTCATTCTCATTTTGGTTAAAGTTTTTAAGGGAAGGAATCGAACATAG
- a CDS encoding YckD family protein has product MKKFLIICLTACSLFLVNLNHPAGQENKAKPESVQFTEAQKSEIAKIQKQILADKKILIEKYVEYGALSKEEADKMVSHFEEHYKMMEEHNFQIPPHRPHTRHMHK; this is encoded by the coding sequence ATGAAAAAGTTTTTAATCATCTGTCTAACAGCATGTTCCCTGTTCTTGGTTAACCTGAATCATCCGGCTGGACAGGAAAATAAAGCAAAACCGGAAAGTGTCCAATTCACTGAAGCTCAAAAATCGGAAATCGCTAAGATCCAAAAGCAGATACTCGCTGACAAAAAGATATTGATCGAAAAATATGTCGAGTATGGCGCGCTCTCGAAAGAAGAAGCCGATAAAATGGTTTCACATTTTGAAGAACATTATAAAATGATGGAAGAACATAATTTCCAAATTCCGCCGCACCGCCCACATACTCGACACATGCATAAGTAA
- a CDS encoding S9 family peptidase, translating into MNKIGITARDLFHLKSVTDPKLSPDGSMAIYVQTRIDEKTEKYISNLYMFSLITNETKQWTFGDNRDTSPAWSPDGKHIAFISDRSGKKQVHIIGSIGGEARQLTHFVNGVTKPIWSPCSTKLLLSTGLKVGENLNTVKENDLSKEVHRYDRIKYKWDGRGYFDQLYQQLVIVEIFKGDSTLLTENNIDHHPNAWSPDGQHIAFISGDAERSDDELFSDIFIMELETKALERITDGKGFFRDPKWSPNGEYISFIGHNKEFAGATFSNIWLYSIFDQTTQCLTDGWDVQIGDSAIGDFQIGAVDPGILWTNDSQGFYFLISDYGNTGVYYGSIEGAMYPSILDPQHIYGFTIDPESHRAVVAISTPVHPGDLFTYNLTNGDKQQISFVNEDFLKDKHLSMAEPITFPSVDGLTIHGWIMRPTDFNGNQKYPLILEIHGGPHMMYANTYVHEFQTLANEGYTVLFTNPRGSVGYGQDFVNACRGDYGGMDYKDLMAGVDHVLASYDFIEHEDLGVSGGSYGGFMTNWIIGHTNRFKAAVTQRCISNWLSFYGVSDIGYYFTEWEVGGDIVNSSEKLWKHSPLKYVSNVNTPLLLLHGEKDFRCPIEQSEQFFVALKRQKKEAVLVSFPDETHEVSRSGSPKMRLQHVEEIKGWFNKYL; encoded by the coding sequence ATGAACAAAATAGGTATAACAGCAAGAGACTTATTTCACTTGAAATCAGTAACCGATCCAAAGCTATCCCCGGATGGCAGCATGGCGATTTATGTCCAAACCAGAATAGATGAAAAAACGGAAAAATACATTTCCAATCTGTATATGTTCAGCCTGATCACGAATGAAACAAAGCAATGGACGTTTGGGGATAATCGTGATACATCACCAGCCTGGTCCCCCGACGGCAAGCATATCGCCTTTATATCGGACAGATCTGGTAAAAAACAAGTCCACATTATCGGGAGCATTGGTGGGGAAGCTCGACAGCTGACACATTTCGTTAACGGCGTAACAAAGCCTATTTGGTCTCCTTGTTCCACCAAGTTGCTGCTTTCAACCGGATTAAAGGTGGGCGAAAACCTTAATACGGTTAAGGAAAATGATTTGTCCAAAGAAGTTCATAGGTATGACCGGATTAAGTATAAATGGGATGGGAGAGGCTATTTTGATCAGTTATATCAGCAGCTGGTTATAGTGGAAATTTTTAAGGGAGATTCCACATTGCTAACGGAAAACAATATTGATCATCATCCGAATGCATGGTCCCCAGACGGACAGCATATTGCATTCATAAGCGGGGATGCAGAAAGAAGTGATGATGAACTTTTTTCCGATATTTTCATCATGGAACTAGAAACGAAAGCTTTAGAGAGGATAACGGATGGCAAAGGGTTCTTTAGAGATCCGAAATGGTCACCAAATGGCGAATATATATCTTTCATTGGCCATAATAAAGAATTTGCCGGTGCCACCTTTTCAAATATCTGGTTATATTCCATTTTCGATCAAACGACACAGTGTTTGACCGATGGATGGGACGTCCAAATTGGAGATTCCGCAATTGGGGATTTCCAAATCGGAGCCGTCGACCCAGGTATCTTATGGACAAACGATAGCCAAGGCTTTTACTTTTTAATAAGCGATTACGGAAATACCGGAGTTTATTATGGTTCCATTGAAGGAGCCATGTATCCATCGATCCTTGACCCGCAGCATATTTACGGCTTTACTATAGATCCCGAAAGCCATCGTGCTGTCGTAGCCATCAGTACACCTGTTCATCCCGGCGATCTCTTTACTTATAACCTTACCAATGGCGATAAACAACAAATCAGTTTTGTTAATGAGGATTTTTTGAAGGATAAACATTTGTCCATGGCTGAACCCATTACATTTCCATCTGTTGATGGACTTACCATCCACGGCTGGATCATGAGACCGACCGATTTTAATGGTAATCAAAAATATCCGCTCATTTTAGAAATCCACGGCGGTCCGCATATGATGTATGCCAATACCTATGTTCATGAATTCCAGACCTTGGCTAATGAAGGGTATACTGTATTGTTCACTAACCCGCGCGGGAGTGTAGGATATGGCCAAGACTTCGTAAATGCCTGCCGGGGCGATTATGGAGGCATGGATTATAAGGACTTAATGGCTGGAGTTGATCACGTTTTAGCTTCGTATGATTTTATCGAGCATGAAGATTTAGGGGTATCCGGAGGAAGTTATGGAGGGTTCATGACAAATTGGATCATTGGACATACCAACCGCTTCAAGGCCGCTGTGACTCAGCGTTGCATAAGTAACTGGCTAAGTTTTTATGGGGTCAGCGACATTGGCTATTATTTTACAGAGTGGGAAGTAGGCGGCGATATCGTTAACTCTTCTGAAAAATTATGGAAGCACTCTCCTTTAAAATATGTTTCCAATGTGAATACCCCTTTACTTTTACTTCACGGGGAAAAGGATTTCCGCTGTCCCATTGAACAGAGCGAGCAATTTTTTGTCGCTTTAAAACGGCAAAAAAAAGAAGCAGTGCTTGTTTCATTCCCAGATGAAACTCATGAAGTATCCCGAAGCGGATCTCCAAAAATGCGCCTGCAACATGTTGAGGAAATCAAAGGATGGTTCAATAAGTATCTTTAA
- a CDS encoding CBS domain-containing protein has protein sequence MTTLRDIMTTDVDCCTAEDNIYEAAVKMKNEDVGVIPVLENNHLIGVITDRDIVIRCVAEKKPNSTRITDVISTNLVTGTPDMSVDEAEELMATEQIRRLPIIENDKLVGVVALGDLAVHQQTNSMAGNALSSISEDRDQIQH, from the coding sequence GTGACTACATTAAGAGATATCATGACAACAGACGTGGATTGTTGCACTGCGGAAGATAATATATATGAAGCGGCAGTCAAAATGAAGAATGAAGATGTTGGTGTCATTCCTGTATTGGAGAATAACCATTTAATTGGTGTCATCACAGACAGGGATATCGTCATTCGCTGTGTTGCCGAGAAAAAGCCGAATTCAACTAGAATTACTGATGTCATTTCCACGAACCTTGTAACAGGTACGCCTGATATGTCAGTGGATGAAGCTGAAGAGTTAATGGCTACCGAACAAATCAGAAGGCTCCCTATCATTGAGAATGACAAGCTGGTGGGAGTCGTGGCATTAGGTGATCTTGCTGTACACCAACAGACAAATTCAATGGCGGGAAATGCTTTAAGTTCAATTTCCGAGGACAGAGACCAAATTCAACACTAA